From one bacterium genomic stretch:
- a CDS encoding DUF971 domain-containing protein produces MSRGTPIPTEIGRANQWDIKIRWNNGQEHVFPARFLRLACPCAACVEEMTGEKLVTEETVPADVHPLSIHPVGRYAIQILWSDGHQTGIYTWERLWQLAEALPR; encoded by the coding sequence ATGAGCAGAGGAACCCCGATCCCGACGGAAATCGGCCGTGCCAACCAGTGGGACATCAAGATCCGCTGGAACAACGGCCAGGAGCACGTCTTCCCGGCGCGATTCCTGCGTCTGGCCTGCCCCTGCGCGGCCTGTGTGGAGGAGATGACCGGCGAGAAGCTCGTGACTGAGGAGACGGTGCCGGCGGATGTCCACCCTCTGTCCATCCACCCGGTCGGCCGATACGCGATCCAGATTCTCTGGAGCGATGGCCATCAGACCGGCATCTACACGTGGGAACGCCTCTGGCAGCTGGCCGAAGCGCTGCCGCGGTAG